One Bradyrhizobium zhanjiangense DNA segment encodes these proteins:
- a CDS encoding carboxymuconolactone decarboxylase family protein, protein MRLKLLSPGEMNESQRQTYDESIAGKRGKPPAPMMAWLNSPEMARHATRLGEVLRFDTIFPAKLSEIAILVTARHWTAHYEWYAHKRLALAGGMKLKIIEAIRDRRTPGFDDPKGKMIYDVAKSLHEGHGVEKGLYDEAVKVLSERGVVEVIGLCGYYTLVSMTLNTFEFGLPEGEVSELA, encoded by the coding sequence ATGCGCCTAAAGCTTCTTTCGCCTGGCGAAATGAATGAGAGCCAGCGCCAGACCTATGACGAGTCGATTGCCGGCAAGCGCGGCAAGCCGCCGGCGCCGATGATGGCCTGGCTCAACAGCCCGGAGATGGCGCGCCACGCCACGCGGCTCGGCGAGGTCCTGCGCTTCGACACGATCTTTCCCGCAAAGCTCTCGGAGATCGCGATCCTGGTGACGGCGCGGCACTGGACCGCGCATTACGAATGGTATGCGCATAAGCGCCTGGCGCTTGCGGGCGGCATGAAACTCAAGATCATCGAGGCGATCCGCGACCGCCGCACGCCTGGGTTCGATGATCCCAAGGGAAAGATGATCTACGACGTCGCAAAGTCGCTGCATGAGGGACACGGCGTCGAGAAGGGTTTGTATGACGAGGCGGTGAAGGTGCTTAGCGAACGCGGCGTGGTCGAGGTCATCGGGCTGTGCGGCTATTACACGCTGGTGTCGATGACGCTGAACACGTTCGAGTTTGGCCTGCCGGAGGGCGAGGTGTCGGAGCTGGCTTAG
- a CDS encoding sigma-70 family RNA polymerase sigma factor, protein MPNVIAINAQASQSIIAVQATSDDMLLESIAGGNRTAMHILYCRHNVRVYRFILRIVRDATTAEDLVSQVFLDVWRTAGQFQGRSQVSTWLLSIARFKALTAMRQRRFEDIDQEDVRQIPDDSDTPETSLDRSDTSAILRACVQKLSPAHREIINLVYYHEKSVEEVGQIIGIPQSTVKTRMFYARKQLADLLKGAGIDRFAA, encoded by the coding sequence ATGCCGAACGTCATTGCCATCAACGCCCAGGCCAGCCAAAGCATCATTGCCGTTCAGGCGACTTCGGACGACATGCTTCTCGAAAGCATTGCCGGCGGCAACCGGACGGCCATGCACATCCTCTATTGCCGGCACAATGTGCGGGTTTACCGCTTCATCTTGCGCATCGTGCGCGATGCCACCACGGCGGAAGACCTCGTCAGCCAGGTGTTTTTGGACGTGTGGCGGACCGCCGGCCAATTCCAGGGCCGCTCGCAGGTCTCGACCTGGCTGCTCTCGATCGCCCGCTTCAAGGCGCTGACCGCGATGCGCCAGCGCCGTTTCGAGGACATCGACCAGGAGGATGTGCGTCAGATCCCCGACGATTCCGACACGCCGGAGACCTCGCTCGACCGCAGCGACACCAGCGCCATCCTGCGCGCCTGCGTGCAGAAGCTGTCGCCTGCGCATCGCGAGATCATCAACCTCGTCTACTATCACGAGAAGTCGGTCGAGGAGGTCGGGCAGATCATCGGCATCCCCCAGAGCACGGTGAAAACGCGGATGTTTTACGCCCGCAAGCAGCTGGCCGATTTGCTTAAGGGCGCCGGCATCGATCGCTTCGCCGCGTAA
- a CDS encoding thioredoxin family protein: protein MTFKLLTVAAALIGMAGSGAVIPGICDEAARAAPIVTAAASQQTAPDFTGISNWFNSKPLSMADLRGKVVLVDFWTYGCVNCVNTLPHVTDLYAKYKDKGFVVVGVHTPEFPFERSASNVQAALKRHGITYPVAQDNDSKTWNAYRNRYWPAQYIIDQTGKIVFRHEGEGSYDQIDGTVARLLNVNS, encoded by the coding sequence ATGACTTTCAAACTGCTCACCGTGGCCGCCGCCCTGATCGGCATGGCCGGATCAGGCGCCGTCATCCCCGGCATCTGCGACGAGGCGGCGCGCGCTGCACCCATCGTCACCGCCGCCGCGAGCCAGCAGACCGCGCCCGACTTCACCGGCATCAGCAACTGGTTCAACTCGAAACCTCTGAGCATGGCCGACCTGCGCGGCAAGGTCGTGCTGGTCGACTTCTGGACCTATGGCTGCGTCAACTGCGTCAACACACTGCCGCACGTCACTGACCTCTACGCCAAGTACAAGGACAAGGGCTTCGTCGTGGTCGGCGTGCACACGCCGGAATTCCCGTTCGAGCGTTCCGCCTCTAACGTGCAGGCTGCGCTGAAACGCCACGGCATCACCTATCCCGTGGCGCAGGACAATGATTCCAAAACCTGGAACGCCTACCGCAACCGATATTGGCCGGCGCAGTACATCATCGACCAGACCGGCAAGATCGTGTTCCGGCACGAAGGCGAAGGCAGCTACGACCAGATCGACGGAACGGTGGCGCGGCTCCTGAACGTGAACAGCTGA
- a CDS encoding cytochrome c biogenesis CcdA family protein encodes MLELLFAVLAGILTIAAPCTLPMLPILLGASIGRAGHLRPAMIALGFIISFSATALLLGAITRLFDFDPNVLREAASILLLGFGLLMLWPAPFEWLSIRLNGWLDLGNSSATQREGALGGLVLGTTLGLVWTPCAGPVLGSILTLVASSKNLGWAGTLLVAYAIGAAIPMLAIAYGGQAATTRVRGLARISPRLQQGFGIVVIAFAVAAYFQYDTLLVAWLTGFYPTGQIGL; translated from the coding sequence ATGCTCGAACTTCTCTTCGCCGTCCTTGCCGGCATCCTCACCATCGCCGCGCCGTGCACGCTGCCGATGCTGCCGATCCTGCTCGGCGCTTCGATCGGGCGCGCGGGGCACTTACGGCCGGCGATGATCGCGCTCGGCTTCATTATCTCGTTCTCGGCGACCGCGCTGCTGCTCGGTGCGATCACGCGGCTGTTCGACTTCGATCCGAACGTGCTGCGCGAAGCGGCATCCATCCTGCTGCTCGGCTTCGGCCTGTTGATGCTGTGGCCGGCGCCGTTCGAATGGCTGTCGATCCGGCTCAATGGCTGGCTCGATCTTGGCAATTCCAGCGCCACCCAGCGCGAGGGCGCGCTGGGTGGGCTCGTGCTCGGCACCACGCTCGGCCTGGTCTGGACGCCCTGCGCCGGTCCCGTGCTCGGCTCGATCCTGACGCTGGTTGCGAGCTCGAAGAACTTAGGCTGGGCCGGGACGCTGCTGGTCGCCTACGCCATCGGTGCGGCAATTCCGATGCTGGCGATCGCCTATGGCGGCCAGGCCGCGACCACGCGGGTGCGCGGCCTCGCCCGCATCTCGCCGCGGCTGCAGCAGGGTTTTGGCATTGTCGTGATCGCGTTCGCGGTCGCCGCCTATTTCCAATACGACACGCTGCTCGTGGCGTGGCTCACCGGCTTCTATCCCACCGGCCAGATCGGCCTGTGA
- a CDS encoding MFS transporter codes for MLDNPRHTAPVDESTLRYEGWRIVAVCFLLATFGWGLGFYGQSVYVAELQRAHGWSASLISSGTTFFYLFGALLVVFVGEAVHKYGPRLCLIAGTLAMAAAAVAIGAVREPWQLYLANAVLAFGWAGTSLAMITNTISLWFDAKRGMAISLALNGASFGGIVGVPLLVALIGHVGFASAMYAAAGAMLVLLLPVILILVGRPPDLHGWHAAAKPKLQSSTQIRAQALRDVGFLSVTIAFALVLFAQVGFIVHLISFLDPVIGRERAAVAVAVLTAMAVVGRVLFSLVIDRLNQRLASALSFLSQAAALCVVINLHNDYVLIAACAVFGFSVGNLITLPSLIVQQEFDSASFGVLISLNTAINQVTYAFGPGVVGFLRDLSGGYALPFYLCIALEVAAAALIMVRGRTS; via the coding sequence ATGCTCGACAACCCCCGTCACACCGCTCCCGTCGACGAATCCACCCTCCGCTACGAAGGCTGGCGTATCGTCGCGGTCTGCTTCCTGCTCGCGACCTTCGGCTGGGGGCTCGGCTTCTACGGCCAGAGCGTCTATGTCGCCGAGCTCCAACGCGCGCACGGCTGGTCGGCTTCACTGATCTCGTCGGGCACGACCTTCTTCTACCTGTTCGGCGCGCTGCTGGTCGTCTTCGTCGGAGAAGCCGTCCACAAATACGGCCCGCGGCTCTGCCTGATTGCGGGCACGCTGGCGATGGCAGCGGCCGCAGTCGCGATCGGCGCGGTGCGCGAGCCCTGGCAGCTCTACCTCGCCAATGCGGTGCTCGCCTTCGGCTGGGCCGGCACCAGTCTCGCCATGATCACCAACACGATCAGCCTGTGGTTCGATGCCAAGCGCGGCATGGCGATCAGCCTCGCGCTGAACGGTGCCAGTTTTGGCGGCATCGTCGGCGTGCCGCTGCTGGTAGCGTTGATCGGCCATGTCGGCTTCGCCAGCGCGATGTACGCCGCCGCCGGCGCCATGCTGGTGCTGCTCCTGCCGGTCATCCTCATTCTCGTCGGCCGGCCGCCCGATCTTCACGGCTGGCATGCGGCGGCGAAGCCGAAGCTGCAATCGTCGACGCAGATCCGCGCGCAGGCGCTGCGTGACGTCGGCTTCCTCTCGGTGACGATCGCCTTCGCGCTGGTGCTGTTCGCGCAGGTCGGCTTCATCGTGCACCTGATCTCGTTCCTCGATCCCGTGATCGGCCGCGAGCGCGCGGCGGTCGCCGTCGCCGTGCTGACCGCGATGGCCGTGGTCGGCCGCGTGCTGTTCTCGCTGGTGATCGACCGCCTCAACCAGCGGCTGGCCTCGGCACTGTCGTTCCTCAGCCAGGCCGCGGCGTTGTGTGTCGTCATCAACCTGCACAACGACTATGTGCTGATCGCGGCCTGCGCGGTGTTCGGCTTCTCCGTCGGCAACCTCATCACGCTGCCGTCGCTGATCGTGCAGCAGGAGTTCGATTCCGCCTCGTTCGGCGTGCTGATCAGCCTCAACACCGCAATCAATCAGGTGACCTATGCGTTCGGCCCGGGCGTCGTCGGTTTTTTGCGCGACCTCTCCGGCGGCTACGCGCTGCCGTTCTATCTCTGCATCGCGCTGGAGGTGGCGGCAGCAGCGCTGATCATGGTGCGTGGGAGAACCTCGTAG
- a CDS encoding acyl-CoA dehydrogenase family protein, whose product MSDIETADLETFRNETRAWLEANCPPEMRKPATSDADVFWGGRNAKFSSEPQRIWFERMRDKGWTVPDWPKEYGGGGLSAAEHKVLRAEMARIGARPPLSSFGIWMLGPALLKYGNEAQKKEHLPKIAAGEIRWCQGYSEPNAGSDLASLQTRAESDGDDFIITGQKIWTSYANYADWIFCLVRTDPAAKKHDGISFILFDMTSKGVSTKPILLISGYSPFCETFFDNVRVPKSHVVGTVNRGWDVAKYLLQHERAMISGMGERGVGRPLGQIAADSVGTDALGRLDDAMLRGQIARFDVDEAALAACAERAVDLAKAGQAHPAFSSAMKYYGTELNKRRYEILMSAGGVDALEWESERSKQGARPRAWLRTKANSIEGGTSEVMLGIVAKRILDLPGA is encoded by the coding sequence ATGAGCGACATTGAGACTGCCGATCTCGAAACATTCCGCAACGAGACGCGCGCCTGGCTGGAAGCCAATTGCCCGCCGGAGATGCGCAAGCCCGCGACGTCGGACGCCGATGTGTTCTGGGGTGGGCGCAACGCAAAATTCTCGTCCGAGCCGCAGCGCATCTGGTTCGAACGCATGCGCGACAAGGGCTGGACGGTGCCTGATTGGCCGAAGGAGTATGGCGGCGGTGGCCTCAGTGCCGCCGAGCACAAGGTGCTGCGCGCGGAGATGGCCAGAATCGGCGCGCGTCCGCCGCTGTCGAGCTTCGGCATCTGGATGCTCGGGCCGGCGCTGCTGAAATACGGCAACGAGGCGCAGAAGAAGGAGCATCTGCCGAAGATCGCCGCGGGCGAGATCCGCTGGTGCCAGGGTTATTCGGAGCCGAACGCCGGCTCCGATCTCGCCTCGCTGCAGACCCGCGCCGAAAGCGACGGCGATGACTTCATCATTACCGGCCAGAAGATCTGGACGTCCTACGCCAACTATGCCGACTGGATCTTCTGCCTGGTCCGCACCGATCCCGCGGCCAAGAAGCACGACGGCATCAGCTTCATCCTGTTCGACATGACCTCGAAGGGCGTCTCGACCAAGCCGATTCTGTTGATCTCCGGCTATTCGCCGTTCTGCGAAACCTTCTTCGACAATGTCCGCGTGCCGAAGTCGCACGTGGTCGGCACCGTCAACCGCGGCTGGGACGTCGCAAAATATCTGCTCCAGCACGAGCGCGCGATGATCTCGGGCATGGGCGAGCGCGGCGTCGGCCGTCCGCTCGGCCAGATAGCGGCCGACTCCGTCGGCACCGACGCGCTGGGGCGGCTCGACGATGCCATGCTGCGCGGCCAGATCGCGCGCTTCGACGTGGATGAGGCCGCGCTTGCGGCCTGTGCCGAGCGCGCAGTCGATCTCGCCAAGGCGGGGCAAGCGCATCCGGCGTTCTCCTCCGCGATGAAATATTACGGCACCGAGCTCAACAAGCGCCGCTACGAGATCTTGATGTCGGCCGGCGGCGTCGATGCGCTGGAATGGGAGAGCGAGCGGTCCAAGCAGGGCGCCCGCCCGCGCGCCTGGTTGCGCACCAAGGCCAACTCGATCGAGGGCGGCACGTCCGAGGTCATGCTCGGCATCGTCGCCAAGCGCATCCTGGATCTGCCGGGGGCGTGA
- a CDS encoding L,D-transpeptidase, which translates to MTDFRRLTGMLVAAIGLILWAPQAFAQQPDRGDEPGLIADDAYQLDPEWQKQVVYFRTTEAPGTIIISTAERHLYLVQPGGRAIRYGIGVGRDGFQWQGLVNITNKKEWPDWTPPPEMIQRQPYLPRFMAGGPGNPLGARAMYLGTTVYRIHGTNRPDTIGTKVSSGCFRLVNNDVADLYDRVPVGTKVVIRQKPEL; encoded by the coding sequence ATGACGGATTTTCGTCGTCTGACCGGGATGCTTGTGGCTGCGATCGGTCTGATCCTTTGGGCGCCCCAAGCCTTCGCCCAGCAGCCTGATCGCGGCGACGAGCCGGGCCTGATCGCCGACGATGCCTACCAGCTCGATCCGGAATGGCAGAAGCAGGTGGTGTACTTCCGCACCACCGAGGCGCCCGGCACCATCATCATCTCGACCGCCGAACGTCATCTTTACCTGGTGCAGCCCGGCGGGCGCGCGATCCGCTACGGCATCGGCGTCGGCCGCGATGGTTTTCAGTGGCAGGGGCTGGTGAACATCACCAACAAGAAGGAGTGGCCGGACTGGACGCCGCCGCCGGAGATGATCCAGCGCCAGCCCTATCTGCCGCGCTTCATGGCCGGCGGCCCCGGCAATCCGTTAGGGGCCCGCGCCATGTATCTCGGCACCACCGTCTACCGCATCCACGGCACCAACCGTCCTGATACGATCGGCACCAAGGTGTCCTCGGGCTGCTTCCGTCTTGTCAACAACGACGTCGCCGATCTCTACGATCGGGTCCCGGTCGGGACCAAGGTCGTCATCCGGCAGAAGCCCGAGCTCTAA
- a CDS encoding VOC family protein has translation MSQSPAVAAGTRIGHVHLKVADLDRALGFYCGVLGFELMQRMGSGAAFISAGGYHHHIGLNTWESKGGSPPPPGTTGLYHTAILYPTRPALADALHRVLTAGIALDGASDHGVSEALYLRDPDQNGVELYWDKPREQWPFGPDGKLAMFTKRLDVDDLLKQREA, from the coding sequence ATGTCGCAAAGCCCAGCCGTCGCCGCCGGCACCAGGATCGGCCACGTTCACCTCAAGGTCGCCGATCTCGATCGCGCGCTCGGCTTCTATTGCGGCGTGCTCGGCTTCGAGCTGATGCAGCGCATGGGCTCCGGCGCGGCCTTCATCTCGGCCGGCGGCTATCACCACCACATCGGGCTCAACACCTGGGAGAGCAAGGGCGGCTCGCCGCCGCCGCCCGGCACGACTGGGCTCTATCACACCGCGATCCTGTATCCGACGCGGCCGGCACTGGCGGATGCGCTGCACCGGGTGCTCACGGCCGGCATCGCGCTGGACGGCGCCAGCGACCACGGCGTCAGCGAGGCGCTGTACTTGCGCGACCCCGACCAGAATGGCGTCGAGCTGTATTGGGACAAGCCGAGGGAGCAATGGCCGTTCGGGCCGGACGGGAAGCTCGCGATGTTCACGAAGCGGCTGGACGTGGATGATTTGCTGAAGCAGCGGGAGGCGTGA
- a CDS encoding amino acid ABC transporter substrate-binding protein, with amino-acid sequence MRTFRGGLLIGLAVAVLVAVLAIVYEFYDTRTLKRTVRRGEVLCGVNKGLPGFSIPDDKGNWTGFDVDFCRAVAAAIFNDPAKAKFVALDASERFKELQSRKVDILSRNSTWSMARELDYDLYFPAVAYYDGAGFMLPRSRNKETSLDLTGSKVCVQSGTTTALNVADYFRANNMKYDEVKFDKLDDVVKAYDTGKCDTLSADVSQLYALRLNLAKPGDQMILPDMISKEPLAPVVRQRDDDWMMIVKWTLYAMINAEELGVTSENIDEALKSKKPEVMRLVGTEGNYGEQLGLTKDWAVRIIRHVGNYGEMYERNIGEKSKLKIPRGMNQLWNAGGVQYAPPMR; translated from the coding sequence ATGCGCACTTTTCGAGGCGGCCTGCTGATCGGGCTCGCGGTCGCCGTGCTGGTCGCCGTTCTGGCCATTGTCTATGAATTCTACGACACCCGCACGCTGAAGCGCACCGTGCGCCGCGGCGAGGTGCTGTGCGGCGTCAACAAGGGCCTGCCCGGCTTCTCGATCCCCGACGACAAGGGCAACTGGACCGGCTTCGACGTCGATTTCTGCCGCGCGGTGGCCGCGGCGATCTTCAACGATCCGGCCAAGGCGAAGTTCGTCGCACTCGACGCCAGCGAGCGCTTCAAGGAATTGCAGAGCCGGAAGGTCGACATCCTCTCGCGCAACTCGACCTGGAGCATGGCGCGCGAGCTCGACTACGACCTCTATTTCCCGGCCGTCGCCTATTATGACGGCGCAGGTTTCATGCTGCCGCGTTCGCGCAACAAGGAGACCTCGCTGGACCTGACCGGCAGCAAGGTCTGCGTCCAGTCCGGCACTACGACGGCACTCAACGTCGCCGATTACTTCCGTGCCAACAACATGAAGTATGACGAGGTGAAGTTCGACAAGCTCGACGACGTCGTGAAGGCCTACGACACCGGCAAGTGCGACACGCTGAGCGCCGACGTTTCCCAGCTCTATGCGCTGCGGCTGAACCTCGCAAAACCCGGCGACCAAATGATCCTGCCGGACATGATCTCCAAGGAGCCGCTCGCCCCGGTCGTGCGCCAGCGCGACGACGACTGGATGATGATCGTGAAGTGGACGCTGTATGCGATGATCAACGCCGAGGAGCTCGGCGTCACCTCGGAGAACATCGATGAGGCCCTGAAGTCGAAGAAGCCGGAAGTGATGCGCCTCGTCGGCACCGAGGGCAATTACGGCGAACAGCTCGGCCTCACCAAGGACTGGGCCGTCCGCATCATCCGACACGTCGGCAATTACGGCGAGATGTACGAGCGCAATATCGGCGAGAAGTCGAAGCTGAAGATCCCGCGCGGCATGAACCAGCTGTGGAACGCGGGTGGTGTGCAGTACGCACCGCCGATGCGGTAG
- a CDS encoding acyl-CoA dehydrogenase family protein, with amino-acid sequence MALVLTEEQSMLRDSARGLISDKAPVSHLRHLRDSKDPAGFSKEFWHSFAEMGFAGLLVPEEFGGSGLGYVEAGIVMEEIGRTLMPSPFLATSVVGASALNRCGNAAQKSEYLPKIASGSLLATLAIDEGAKHRPLQTSLQAVRAGNGFKLSGAKALVIDGHIADLLIVAARTAGAAGEREGLTLFLVDPKAKGVAVERTIMVDAHNAARIEFANVELTADSVLGEVDQAASQLDGVLDIGRGAVAAEMVGLSDEVFNRTVEYLKSRKQFGKLIGEFQALQHRAAELYVDIEITRAAVMKALQALDADVAKAASSVAVAKARAGTTATRAVQEGVQMHGGMGMTDQFDIGFFMKRARVCEELFGDANYHTEQLARARGY; translated from the coding sequence ATGGCCCTCGTCCTCACCGAAGAACAATCGATGCTCCGCGACAGCGCGCGCGGGCTGATCAGCGACAAGGCGCCAGTGTCGCACCTGCGGCACTTGCGCGACAGCAAGGATCCCGCCGGCTTCTCCAAGGAATTTTGGCATTCCTTCGCCGAGATGGGGTTTGCCGGCCTCTTGGTGCCTGAAGAGTTCGGCGGCTCTGGCCTCGGCTATGTCGAAGCCGGAATCGTCATGGAGGAGATCGGCCGGACGCTGATGCCCTCGCCCTTCCTCGCCACCAGCGTGGTCGGGGCCTCTGCGCTGAACCGTTGCGGTAACGCCGCGCAGAAATCGGAATATCTGCCGAAGATCGCGAGCGGCTCGCTGCTTGCGACGCTCGCGATCGACGAGGGCGCGAAACATCGCCCGCTGCAGACCAGTCTCCAGGCCGTGCGCGCCGGTAACGGCTTCAAGCTTTCCGGCGCCAAGGCGCTGGTCATCGACGGCCACATTGCTGATCTGCTCATCGTCGCCGCGCGCACCGCGGGTGCTGCCGGCGAGCGTGAGGGCCTGACGCTGTTCCTGGTCGACCCCAAGGCGAAGGGCGTCGCGGTCGAGCGCACCATCATGGTCGACGCGCATAACGCGGCGCGGATCGAATTCGCCAATGTCGAGCTCACTGCCGACAGCGTGCTCGGCGAGGTCGATCAGGCCGCAAGCCAGCTCGACGGCGTGCTCGATATCGGCCGCGGCGCGGTGGCTGCCGAGATGGTCGGCCTCAGCGACGAGGTGTTCAATCGCACCGTCGAGTACCTGAAGAGCCGCAAGCAATTCGGCAAGCTGATCGGCGAATTCCAGGCGCTGCAGCACCGCGCCGCCGAGCTCTATGTCGACATCGAGATCACCCGCGCCGCCGTGATGAAGGCGCTCCAGGCCCTGGATGCTGATGTCGCCAAGGCTGCATCAAGCGTCGCCGTGGCAAAAGCCCGCGCCGGCACCACCGCCACGCGCGCGGTGCAGGAGGGCGTGCAGATGCACGGCGGCATGGGCATGACCGACCAGTTCGACATCGGCTTTTTCATGAAGCGCGCGCGCGTGTGCGAGGAATTGTTCGGCGACGCCAACTATCACACCGAGCAGCTGGCGCGGGCGCGGGGGTATTGA
- a CDS encoding response regulator: protein MTQSQHIMIVDDEAPAREMVGDYLKMHGFTVTLCDGGKSLRAAIQGSMPDLVVLDLNMPEEDGLSIIRDLKSRINVPVIMLTATASPIDRVVGLELGADDYVAKPCELRELMARIRSVLRRSGPAKAAAPDAAAKSDKDQLVRFGTKWLDLEAQALRDDEGNEHPLTASEFGLLKVFAANPKRVLSRERLLELANARDAEAFDRAVDLRIMRIRRKIEPDPAKPAVIRTIRGGGYLFSPAGEKA, encoded by the coding sequence ATGACCCAAAGCCAGCACATCATGATCGTCGACGATGAGGCTCCGGCCCGGGAGATGGTCGGCGATTATCTCAAGATGCACGGCTTCACCGTGACGCTGTGCGACGGCGGCAAGTCCTTGCGCGCCGCGATCCAGGGCAGCATGCCCGACCTCGTCGTGCTCGATCTCAACATGCCCGAGGAAGATGGGCTCTCGATCATCCGCGACCTCAAGAGCCGCATCAACGTGCCCGTGATCATGCTGACGGCGACCGCGAGCCCGATCGACCGCGTCGTCGGGCTCGAGCTCGGCGCCGATGATTACGTGGCAAAACCCTGCGAGCTGCGCGAGCTGATGGCGCGCATCCGTTCGGTGCTGCGGCGGAGCGGGCCGGCCAAGGCTGCCGCGCCGGACGCCGCCGCGAAGTCCGACAAGGATCAATTGGTGCGCTTCGGCACCAAATGGCTCGATCTCGAAGCGCAGGCGTTGCGCGACGACGAGGGCAACGAGCATCCGCTGACCGCGTCCGAGTTCGGTCTGCTCAAGGTGTTCGCGGCCAATCCGAAGCGCGTGCTGTCGCGCGAGCGCCTGCTGGAGCTCGCCAATGCGCGCGACGCCGAAGCCTTCGATCGCGCCGTCGACCTCCGCATCATGCGCATCCGCCGCAAGATCGAGCCCGACCCCGCCAAGCCCGCCGTGATCCGCACCATCCGCGGCGGCGGCTATCTGTTCTCGCCGGCCGGCGAGAAGGCGTAG